The window ACCTACAGCCATTGTCTTTCAATATGAAAGTAGCCTCGATAGAGACCTTGGTCTCAGTATGACCCCCTGTCAAAACAATGTTAAAAATAATGTTGAATAAATGTAATTCAAATTTAGATTTTAATTTGCACACAATGTCAAATGAATGGTGTTTACATTGAACTAGAACACCAAAGCCTATACAGCCAGCACCTGATTTGGCTCATGCTATACTCGGGTCTTATAAGACACCCGGTAGAGCTAGTTTATGTCTAGGTGTAGGGAGCCATATAAAATAAACCGCAAACACCGAATTTTAAAGAATAGGctaaatatgtttattttacagcaaCACTCAAGAGaacaagaggaaaaaaaacgaaCGGTGCCAAAGAAAAGTAGGTCTAATTTATCAAAAAAAAGCCCTAACCACGTAAACCAGAAACAGCCCTAAATAAAATACGTGTACCACTCGTtttaacttgatttgtaacagaGATGTTACAACATGACGACACTGTACCATGGGCAGCTACCTATCCCCTCGTCACTGGGTGATGAACCAAATGAACCAAAAATCACTATACCGGGTAAAGTAGAATAAAACAGCAACAAAGTATAGCCTACATGTACGAACAGAAGTATTTggaaaacaggaagaaaaaaaacgaaagtTTCCGGTCACGCAGAACAGACACGGTATGAGTAACGAGTCGACTCACGAACGGAAGACAGGTCAAgtctgaaagagagacagacagacatcacaAGGACATGCGCACTGTGACAATGATTGGGGTTTGACCAGCCAATCACAAAGGGACACTTGATTAaagaatgagagggggagaaacaagagggagacaaaaccataacacacacaacaataagGACACATACAAGTACAGGTGTGTCCGTAACATCAGGGCATGGCGTGACAGTAGGAGCAAAATATTTGCTACCTTGGAGGGGCGGTtctagggggggtgggggcagtgtCCCTGTGACAACAAGCTTGGACCCCCTTGTGGCCCCCCTACATGTAGAGTCTTAGTAATTATAAACATGGCATTTTGCCCGTTAATGTGTGAAGAGATGAAGAAAACTatttgacaacaataatgtttcatgtaactggcccctctgaCAGTACAAATGGCCCCAGCTTGGCCCCCCCAGTTGAAATGGTCTAGAAACTCTCCTGCTACCTTCCTGTCTTTGTTTCGGAGAAAAGGCTACATCTTTTTCAAGTAGATTTTCAAGACGATCTTTGGAGGTCAACAGAAGCAGATGGTGTTTTCCACGCTCCCGTGAAGGTCTGCTCGGATTCGGGCTTCGAGCATGGCAGTATCCGATCTCCTCTTCATATGTGGCATGACTAAGGCATGCCCCAGCTTTCTCAGGTAGATTCGGCAACGTCAGCCATGTTTTGGAAAGTTCCAATTTGGAAAGTTCCCCATCCAGATGATGATCAACATCCACTATGTTCGTAATGAGGCCTGGACTTTGACGTCGGTCCATCCGTATGATCTTCTGTTCTCCATGTTGAAAAGAAGAACCCATGCTCCAGCCATGCCTGGCCAGGGACAAGGGCAGGAAAACAAtctgttttaaatgtttttatgtgTTTTGACGTGTGTTTGCTGCCGCAGATATTGCCATTGACACATCAGTTGATGCACTCAAACGCTTATGCCAGTACTCGACTAATCCAAAAGGTTCGGAGCTGTACATTTCTAATTCCAGGTGAAAAGTTCCTACGGTTGAAACGTTGACTTGCAAGTTGGGGGTCATGGTGTTTCCCAGCTGGTCCCATGGTGTTGTTTAGAGTTGTTCAAACGTCTGTTATTATTCCACCACCACAATTGACGTTGGATGAATAAAAGTGTCGGATGATAATTATTCCTTCTTTTGTTTCAACTCTTTCAGGTGTTCAACGATCCCATACATGGGCTTGTGCCAATGCACCCTCTGCTGGTCCGCATCATTGACACACCTCAGTTCCAGAGGCTTCGCTACATCAAGCAGCTTGGAGGGGTCTGCTACGTCTATTCTGGGGCGTCCCACACCCGCTTTGAACACTCCATAGGGTAGGACATTCAAATGATTTGGTGATACTGGATGATTTAGGTCTTGTTTTGTGCTTActgctaactgtgtgtgtgtattggtctAGAGTGAGTcacctggcagggagactggtcAAGGAGCTGAAAGAGCAGCAGCCAGAACTTGAAATCACTTGCAGAGACTTCCTCTGTGTGCAGATTGCTGGCCTCTGCCACGACCTGGgtgaggaaaacacacacactcaaccttgTACACTCACTATGAACTGAACTGCAGAGTTCCATTTCAAGGTGTGGCAGAAAGTGGTGAAGATGATATGTTgttttcactcactctctttcccaCTGGGTCATACAAGACTCTTTCTGACTTGAATACGTTTTGGGCTCACCTGTGAGGAAGCTCATGTTATTTCTCAAGATATATTTAAACccctttctttcacacacaaatacaaatacacTCATGTTTTTCCATCTTGAGTtaacaatctctctttctctacctccaacatatattttttttaccaggACATGGCCCTTTCTCCCATTTGTTTGATGGGATGTTTATCCCCAAAGTCATTGTTGGAAGTACATGGAAGGTAAAAACagttctgtctccctttctccatcaaAACCCCCCAACTCAATATTCATTATAATACACGGGCAAACATTTATGGGAATGCACTGGCTTTATTTGTGTATCCTGTTGTTGCCAACTGAATAGGTTCTTAAAGCcagtgattcacaaatgtttaATAATGACTGAAGCAATTGCAAATATCTGGTCTTCTATACAAATTGGTTTAATGATTTCTGCATGATTATTTTAGGGCAGATATATTTGcattcacaacaacaaaatgtgACCCATTTCAAGTTAGGACAGGGATCCAGCCCCATAATGCTAAACTGTTCAGGTGCAGGAAACCATTCTGCTGTGGATTCTCTGTATtttggttgtcatggtgaagaactgaataaaaaaatacatttgtcttACAAATCTATGTCAGcaagatgtgtgtatgtgcatatggGTTCCACTTCGTTCACCAGAATCTTCTTTTCTTCAGCATGAGGATGCGTCCGTCGCCATGTTTGACTACCTTGTCTCCAACAATACAttggagatggagcagcatggtCTGGTCCTGCCTGAAGACCTGGACTTCATCAAGGAACAAATTACTGGACCGATTGACAAAACCCCTGGGAAGGTATCAGTGACAGCAGTCAGTTTTGTTACAATAAATGTTGTCAAAAATAGGAACACTTTAATGAATATTATGATGATAATACAAGTCCTGTCCAAGCTGGTAAATATTTAGTGATTTTATGTGAAAAACTTTTATAAACGGGGGTGCCTGTCTCTTCTCCTACTActcccttcttcccctctcAAACACAAGGTTCCTATCCAGGAATACATAGGCTTGTTAATTATACAAGTTAACATGAGCCAAAACATGGTTGAATGGCCCTTAATTGAATTGGATCAGATTGATCGCTTTAAATGTTTAACGCCTCTTTATGCATGATTGATATAACTTATTTTGACTTCTTATTTAATGGCTTTGCTTGATTTAGTGGGTAACTGGGTGAACACAATATTACATGATGATATGTTTTCAATGTCCTTGGCTGTTTTAGCTGTATAAAACAGGAAATATCAACATTttacaaacatttgttttggatgATTCTGGGTATTCTGAAATCGAATTGAGTATTTTTACTCAGTCCTCCAATAATGAGTGGGGAAACAAAGGCAACCACAAGACAAGGAGACGCAACACATTTAGGACTATTATTATAATGTCATTTATcacccaaacacactcacaaattcTCTTCCACACGCAAAAGAAAACAGCACATGTATCAAAAATTAATGGTCTCTTACTATTACATTCTGTAGCTCAGTTTGATTGTAGCTCTCTATGACAGTACGACAGTTGACAGGTCAACTTTCACAATTTTTGATTTTGTTTGCACTCCATATCATTGTGTCAATTAAATCAACCTAATACCTAGTTAGCTATGTTCTATTATGTAGACATAACTTTCATAAATGAGTGACCTTTAAATTGAACTATGAACACATCTATTGCTCACTTTATTCAAAGTAGAGTGAAACACAACATATGAAGAGGCAACAGATTTAAGGGAAATTAAACAAGTGTAGGCTATCAGCTGGCTATTTTGCTAGACACACTGTCAGCCTAATTTGCCCATAATCAGTCTTAAGACACCCCACAGAGGTCATTGAgcattgttttctgctgtttccaGTGGCCTTACAAAGGCAGACCAGTGGAGAAGTCTTTCCTGTATGATATCATAGCCAATAAAAGAAACGGTGTTGATGTTGATAAATGGGACTACTTTGCCAGGTATGTCATGCTTTCAACCACTTGTTTGTCAAAGTCGTTCATAGGTCTTTGAAATGGCATTCCTAAACACGTTCTTATCAATTGTCTTctttcaaacacacagggactcCTACTACCTAGGTCTTCAGAGTAACTTTGACCATGACCGCTTTATCAAATTTGCCCGAGTCTGTAAGGTGGATGGGAAGTCTCAAATCTGTACCAGAGACAAGGTGCTACTTGTAGCCAGGCTAACCCTTTATGTTCAAATAGGGTATGACTTGTACAGGTTCACTGTActgatgtgtctctctctcaacaggAAGTGGACAACCTGTATGACATGTTCCACACCAGATTCAGCCTCCACAGACGAGCCTACCAGCACAAAGTGGTAGAAGCCATTCAGCTCATGTGAGTATTGTGCTGCAGGGGCTCACATACAGCTTCATGTGGGAAGTCAAATTTATAAATAGAGGGTGGAGACCACCGTTCAATCAATTAATATTAATAGAGCATGTTTAAATACAACCATGATTgaacaaagtgctgtacaagAAGTAAAATAAAAGTTCACTCTTAGATGTAATTGCTACATTGTGACACAAATGTTTTCTTGTCACCTTCAATTTGATTTGGAAACCATCTCAGGTGACTTATCTGTCCTTGCCATGTACAACCTAAAGATCTAAAACAAAAGGGCCCGGGAActcctcggggtcccccaggaagaactggtggaagtggccggggagagggaagtctgggcctccctgattaggttgctgcccccgcgacccgactcctggacaagcggcagatgatggatggatggaaaacAAAAGGGTGCTATTCAGATTATCCCTTCTGAGGAAAGCCATTGCagtttttatactttttatatGTTGGGGTACCTATAAAAGGGGGTAGGGATGTGTCTCATCTTGGACCTACAAGCCCTAAACAGTCACTTGACTGATGATTGATCAATATTTATTGAATGTTGATGCACTTA of the Hypomesus transpacificus isolate Combined female chromosome 18, fHypTra1, whole genome shotgun sequence genome contains:
- the LOC124480288 gene encoding deoxynucleoside triphosphate triphosphohydrolase SAMHD1-like, which codes for MSCSKCSTPARHNTIDCQFSVAGKVFNDPIHGLVPMHPLLVRIIDTPQFQRLRYIKQLGGVCYVYSGASHTRFEHSIGVSHLAGRLVKELKEQQPELEITCRDFLCVQIAGLCHDLGHGPFSHLFDGMFIPKVIVGSTWKHEDASVAMFDYLVSNNTLEMEQHGLVLPEDLDFIKEQITGPIDKTPGKWPYKGRPVEKSFLYDIIANKRNGVDVDKWDYFARDSYYLGLQSNFDHDRFIKFARVCKVDGKSQICTRDKEVDNLYDMFHTRFSLHRRAYQHKVVEAIQLISKTKGPGNSSGSPRKNWWKWPGRGKSGPP